CGTCGCGCCGGCTCAGCATGATCTCCTCGGGCAGCTCCGAGATCCGCCACTCGCCGCCGACCCTGGCCAGCTCGAAGGTGACGTCGATGATCTCGCCCTGGCCCGCGGGCACGTACTGGCCGCTCGGATCGATCGTTGCGGCCAGGGGCGTGCGCATCCGCACCTCGGCGCGCTCGCCGTCCTCACTCCGCCGGACGTCGAGGCCGACGGAGTCCATCTCGCCGTAGACGAGCACGGTGCCGTCGGGGGACCAGGACGCCCGCTCCTCGTCGGTCATGTAGAGCCGGGCGGCCTCGTAGTCCTCCTCGAAGCTGCCCATGTCCCCCAGGAAGCCCCGGATCAGCCCGGTCTCGCCGACGCCCGGCTGCGGGCCCGCGGGGATCAGCCGCGCGTAGGAGCCGCCCTGACCGACGTCGTTGCTCCCGCCCGCGCCCTGGACGACGGGGCCGCCGGTGGGCACGCTCGCGCACGCCGACAGCGTGGCGGCCAGGCAGGCCGCCGACGCGGCGGCGCCGATGCGCAGCGACGATCTGGTCATGGTGTGTCCCCCAATCCCCCCGACCATGAGGCGTCCAGTTCACCGGGTGCGGGGAAGGCGGCCCGCACGCGCCCGATGGCCATTTCCGGCGGCGCCAGCGGCAGCGGGGAGCCGCGCAGCTCGGTGCCCGCCTTGCGCGGCAGCGAGAGCCGGAACTGCGACCCCTTGCCGGGCATTCCCCACGCCTGGAGCCACCCGCCGTGCAGCAGGGCGTCCTCCTTGGCGATCGACAGGCCCAGCCCGGTGCCGCCCGTCGTCCGGGCCCGGGCGGGGTCGGCCCGCCAGAACCGGTCGAAGCAGAGGTGCTCCTCCCCCTCCTTCAGGCCGACGCCGAAGTCGCGGACCGCGACCGCCACCGCGTCGCGATCGCCCGCCGCGGTCACGATGACGTCCTTGCCCTCGCTGTGCTCGATCGCGTTGACGACGAGGTTGCGCAGGATCCGGTTGATCCGGCGCGCGTCGAACTGGGCGACGCAGGGTTCGGCCGGCAGCCGCAGCACCACCTTGATCCCGCGCCGCTCGGCGATCTGCTCGGCGTCGCCCACCGCCTTCATCACGGCGTCGCGCACGTCCACCGACTCGACCGCCAGGGTCGCCGCGCCGGCGTCGTGCCTGCTGATCTCCAGCAGGTCGGCGAGCAGCTCCTCGAAGCGCTCCAACTGGCTCTGCAGCAGCTCCACCGAGCGGGCCATGGCGGGATCGAGGTCCTCGCGGTCCTCGTAGAGCAGGTCGCCGGCCATCCGGATGGTGGTCAGCGGGGTGCGCAGCTCGTGGGAGACGTCGGAGACGAACTGGCGCTGGACCTTGGACAGCTCCTCCAGCTCGTGGATCTTCTCCTGGAGGTTGCCGGCCATGTCGTTGAAGGACATGGCGAGGCGGGCGAGGTCGTCCTCGCCGCGCACCTTCATCCGCTCCGACAGATCACCCGAGGACAGCCGCTCGGCCGAGCTCGCCGCCTGCCGCACCGGGGTGACCACCTGCCGGGTGACCACGTAGGCGATCGCGGCCAGCAGCAGGATCAGCGCCGAGGCCACCGCCACCAGCGTGCCCTGCACCAGGTCCAGCATGTCCTGCTCGTGGTCGAGCGGGAACAGGTAGTAGAGCTCGAAGGCGCTGGACAACTGGGCCCCGACGGCGAGGGCCGGCTCCCTGGGCCCGTCGCGGCGGACGATCTCGGTGTAGCGGGCGTACTGGCTCTCCAGCTCGGTGCTGTTGCGCACCTCCTCGCGCAACTGCGTCGGCACGCTCGACTCGTCGACGTCGCCGGTGGCCCTGCCGGTCATGCCGCCCACCGACGGCATGATGACGACCTCGTAGAGCCCCGTGGCGCCGCTGCGCGCGCCGAGGTCGCCGATGATCTGGTCGAGCTGGCGGTCCCGGTCGGACTGGTCGCTGTCCTGGAGCACGCTGATGGCGTGGGTCAGGCCGGCGTGGTGGTCGTTGAGCGCGGCCTCCTGCTTGGCCGTGAGCAGGCCGGTCTGGATCTGCTGCATCAGGAAGAACCCGAGCACGGCGGTGACCAGCGCCGAGATCACCAGGGTGGTGGTGACCACGCGGAGCTGCAGGGACCGCCGCCAGCGGGAGTGCACGCCGCGCACCAGCGCGCGGGCGGCGCGCTGGGCGACGAGGTAGCCGCTGCGGAGCGCGCCGGCGCCCCACTGCCAACGCGACGGCGCGACGACCTCGCCCTCTGGCGGGTGCGCCGCGTTCGCGTCGCCGGCGATGCCCGGCACCGATGCCGTCACTGGACCGCTCAGGCGGTACCGGCCTTGTAGCCGACACCGCGCACCGTGACGACGACCTCCGGGTGTTCGGGGTCCTTCTCGATCTTGGCCCGGAGCCGTTGGACGTGCACGTTGACCAGGCGGGTGTCGGCGGCGTGCCGGTATCCCCAGACCTGCTCCAGCAGCACCTCGCGGGTGAAGACCTGGCGCGGCTTGCGGGCGAGCGCGACGAGCAGGTCGAACTCCAGCGGGGTGAGGCTGATCGGCTGACCCTCGCGGCGCACGGAGTGCCCCGCCACGTCGATCGTGATGTCGCCGATCTGGAGCACCTCGGGAGCGGGCTCCTCCGTGCGGCGCAGGCGCACCCGAACACGGGCGACGAGCTCCTTGGGCTTGAACGGCTTGACGATGTAGTCGTCGGCGCCGGACTCCAGGCCGAGCACGATGTCCACCGTGTCGCTCTTCGCTGTGAGCATCACGATGGGAACGCCGGACTCGGCGCGGATCTGGCGACACACGTCGATTCCGTCGGCCCCGGGCAGCATGAGGTCCAGCAGCACGAGGTCAGGCTTTGTCTCGCGGAACGCCTCCAGGGCCTTGTCGCCGTCGTGTACGAACGACGGCTCGAACCCCTCGCCCCTGAGGACGATGCCCAGCATTTCGGCGAGAGCGAGGTCGTCGTCGACGACCAGTACGCGTCCCTTCATCGATTTTCCGGCGCTCGCTGGCACCCCGTGGCGGGATGACGGCCCGAGCGCCTTCTCCTTTCCGGACACTCAAGCGGCAAAACTTCGATCTCTTCTGCCGGGGTCCCCCCATGGAGCGACCATCCGCCCCTAACCTTGCCATCATCGGGCAGGTGACGGGCGGTGATCACGGCGCGCGGCAGATGACGGCGGCCGGATTCCCCTCGGACACCCTGCCGTCTCACCCGCCGCCCCGTCCAGAGCGGGCACTCACCCGACCCCGGGCGACATGGCCGGTAGATAACGAAAGCATACAAAAAGAATGAACGGTATCGGTTGGCCGATAAGCGGCGAATAAGGCCCCTGGCATACATGGTCCGGCAGTAGGTTGGACTGACCTAGCCTGGGTAACCACACGCCCGGGTTCAGTGCGATGACAGGGATCGGGAGGATCGATGACCCAGGAGGACGGTCAGGCGTGGCGGGCCCCTGGGAGTCGACCGGACCCCGAGTCCGGCCCCGAGCCCGGCGGTGCGGCCCAGGGGCCCGGACAGGCCCCGTGGAGCGCACCGGGAGGCCAGTGGGGCCCGCCGGACCCCCAGGCGCCCGGCGGAGCGGGGTGGAGCGCGCCCGGCGGCGGCCAGGCCCCGCCACCGCCCCCTCCGGGCGGAGCCGGCTGGGGACCGCCCGGGCAGCCTCCGGGGCAGCCGCCCTATGGCGGCCACGGCGGCTACGGCCCCTACCCCCCTCGCCCGCCGGAACCCAAGCCCGGCGTGGTCGCGCTGCGCCCGCTCACCCTCGGTGACGTGTTCAACGGCGCGTTCAACTACGTCCGGCACAACCCCAAGGCCACGCTGGGGCTGTCGCTGATCGTCATGGCGGTGGCCAGCCTGCTGCCGGCGCTGGGGTTCGGCACCTTCATGGACGAGTACACGTCCTACATGGGGCCGATCCTGGAGGACCCCACGGCCGCGCCGCCCCCCGACGCCATACCGTTCTCCGTGTTCAGTCTGGTCAGCGTCTACGGCGGCGCGCTGGTGCAGTACATCGCCGCCAACGTCCTGAACGGGCTGCTGGCCGCGGTCGTGGGCGCGGCCGTGCTCGGCCACGGGATGTCGCTGAAGGAGGCGCTGCGGGCCGTGCGCGGCCGGATCGGCGCGATCCTGGGCCTCATCGGGCTGGTGTTCCTCATCTCCCTGCTGTGGACCGCCGTCCTGTTCGCCGTCGTGTTCGTGGGCGCGCTGCTGATGGCCGTCGAACCGATCACCGGCCTGATCGTGATGCTGGCCGGCCTCCTCGCCGCGTGCGTGCTCGCCGCCTGGATCTACGTCAAGATCGCGCTGGCGATGCCGGCCGTCGTGCTGGAGCGGATCGGCCCGGCCCGCGCCCTGGGGCGCTCGTGGGCGCTGACCCGCAGGAGCTGGTGGCGGGTGTTCGGGATCCTGCTGCTGACGATGCTCATCGTCCAGCTCGTCGGCAGCCTGCTGTCGACCCCGTTCAGCATGGGCTCGATGGCGGTGCTGTTCCTCGCCCCCGACGCCGCGTGGAGCCCGATCGCGAACTCGGCCCTGACCTACGTCGGCATGGTGCTGTCCGCCGCGGTCACCAGCCCGTTCACGGCCGGCGCCACCGCGCTGCTCTACATCGACCTGCGCATGCGCAGGGAGGGCCTGGACCTGAAGCTGCAGGCCGCCGCGCACTCCGGTGAGCAGGTGGGCGCCGAGGTCTACCTGACCGACCCGGCGCCGTCCGGGCAGGCGCCGGGGGCCCCGGCTTGAGCGGAGCGGTGAGCCGCGAGGAGGGCGCTCGGCTGGCCAGGGAGGAGCTGTCCGACTCCGTCTACCAGGAGGCCGAACCGGGACTGGTGGAACGCCTCTACACGTGGTTCATGGGATGGCTGGAGGAGCTCGCCCGCCGGGTCGGCGACTCCGTCCCCGGCGGCTGGTGGGTGCTGGGACCGCTGCTGGCCCTGCTGGTGCTGCTCGTCGTCGCGCTGGTGGTCTACACCCGACCCGCCCGGCGGACCGGGCGGCGCGGCGCGGTCGTCGACTCCGGCGCACCGCTGTCGGCCACCGACCACCGGGCCCTGTCGGAGCGGCACGCCGCCGAAGGCGCATACGCCGAGGCCGTCCGCGAACGGCTCCGAGCGATCAGCCGCGACCTGGAGGAGCGCGCGATCATCCCGCCCCGGCCGGGACGCACCGCGACCGAGCTGACGGCCGAGGCCGCCCTGGCGCTGCCGAGCCGCCGGACCGCTCTCCAGGAGGGCGCCCGGGTGTTCAACGACGTCTGGTACGGCGAGCGCCCCGCCACCGCCGAAGGCTACGCCGTGCTGCGCGACCTGGACGCGGGCCTGCGGGAGGGCTCCGGCGGGGCCGACGCTGAGAGGGCCGGATGACGACGGCCTCCCCTCCCCCTCAGGCCGAGCGGACCGCGCCCTCCGCCGCCGCCTCGCCCACCGCCGCCGGGCTGTGGCGCGCCGCCCGCGGCCCCCTCGCGTTCATCGGCGCGCTCGTCGTGCTCGCCGTCGTGCTCTCGCTCGGATCGCAGCGGCTTCCCGAGGGCGACCTCGAACCCGAGGGCCCCAATCCCGAGGGCTCCAGGGCGCTCGCCGAGATCCTGCGCGAGCGCGGCGCCGACGTCACCGTCGCGCGCACGACGGACGAGGCCGCGGCCGCGACCGGCGCTGGATCGGTCCTGGTCCTGGTCCACTCGCACCGGCTGCTCCCCGAGGAGGCCGAGCGGCTGGCCGGGCTGCCCGGCGACCGCCTGCTCGTCCAGCCCACCACCCGGGTGCTGGAGGAGATGGCGCCCGGCGTGGCCGTTTCCGGCCGCACCGAGGAGGACGCACTGGCGCCCCGCTGCGATCTCCCCGCGGCCGAGGCGGCGGGGAGCGCCGACACCGGGGGCGAGCTCTACTCGGTCGGCGGCGCCGGCGGCGCGGCCGGCTGCTACCCGGCCGAGGACGGGTCGGCCCTGGTCCGGGTCGACACCGGTGGATCGACGGTGACGGTGCTCGGCACCGGCGACCCGCTGCGCAACTCCCACCTGGCCGACCGCGGCAACGCCGCGCTGCTGCTGAACCTGCTGGCGGAGCGCGACGTCGTGTGGTTCATCCCCGACGTCCCCGCGCCATCGGGCGAGACGACGCTGTGGGAGCTGCTGCCCGAAGGGTTCACCCCGGCCCTCGTGCAGCTCGGCGCGGCCCTGCTGCTGCTCGCGCTGTGGCGCGGCCGCAGGCTCGGCCCGCTGGTCACCGAGCGCATCCCGGTCGTGGTGCGGGCCGCCGAGACCACCGAGGGCCGGGCCCGGCTCTACGCCTCCCGGCGCGCCCGCGACCGCGCGGCGGCGGCCCTGCGCACCGGGGTCCTCGACCGGATCCGCCCCTCGCTGGGCCTCGGCCCCGACGCCGCGCCGGAGTCGGTGGTCGACGCCGTCGCCGCGCGCACCGGCGAGACGCACGAGCGGCTGCGCGCCCTGCTCCACGGCGTGCCGACCGCGGACGCCCCGGGCTCGCCGGACCCCTTCACCGGCGACGACGCGACGCTGGTCCGGCTCGCCGACGAACTTGACAGGCTTGAGAGAGAGGTACGCCAGTCGTGACCGCCCTTACCCCAGATGGCCGGCCGCCCGAGAGCCGGCCGTCCGCCGATCAGGCCAGGGACGCGCTGACCGCGCTGCGCACCGAGGTCGCCAAGGCCGTGGTCGGCCAGGAGGAGACGGTGACCGGCCTGGTCGTCGCGCTGCTGTGCCGCGGCCACGTGCTGTTGGAGGGCGTGCCCGGCGTCGCGAAGACGCTGCTGGTGCGCACCGTGTCGGCGGCGCTGTCGCTGGACCACAAGCGGGTGCAGTTCACCCCGGACCTGATGCCGGGCGACGTCACCGGATCGCTGGTCTACGACGCCAGGACCGCGAAGTTCGAGTTCCACGACGGCCCGGTGTTCACCAACCTGTTCCTCGCCGACGAGATCAACCGGACGCCGCCCAAGACCCAGGCCGCGCTGCTGGAGGCCATGGAGGAGCGGCAGGTGACGGTGGAGGGCCGACC
This sequence is a window from Spinactinospora alkalitolerans. Protein-coding genes within it:
- a CDS encoding DUF4350 domain-containing protein, whose translation is MTTASPPPQAERTAPSAAASPTAAGLWRAARGPLAFIGALVVLAVVLSLGSQRLPEGDLEPEGPNPEGSRALAEILRERGADVTVARTTDEAAAATGAGSVLVLVHSHRLLPEEAERLAGLPGDRLLVQPTTRVLEEMAPGVAVSGRTEEDALAPRCDLPAAEAAGSADTGGELYSVGGAGGAAGCYPAEDGSALVRVDTGGSTVTVLGTGDPLRNSHLADRGNAALLLNLLAERDVVWFIPDVPAPSGETTLWELLPEGFTPALVQLGAALLLLALWRGRRLGPLVTERIPVVVRAAETTEGRARLYASRRARDRAAAALRTGVLDRIRPSLGLGPDAAPESVVDAVAARTGETHERLRALLHGVPTADAPGSPDPFTGDDATLVRLADELDRLEREVRQS
- a CDS encoding glycerophosphoryl diester phosphodiesterase membrane domain-containing protein is translated as MTQEDGQAWRAPGSRPDPESGPEPGGAAQGPGQAPWSAPGGQWGPPDPQAPGGAGWSAPGGGQAPPPPPPGGAGWGPPGQPPGQPPYGGHGGYGPYPPRPPEPKPGVVALRPLTLGDVFNGAFNYVRHNPKATLGLSLIVMAVASLLPALGFGTFMDEYTSYMGPILEDPTAAPPPDAIPFSVFSLVSVYGGALVQYIAANVLNGLLAAVVGAAVLGHGMSLKEALRAVRGRIGAILGLIGLVFLISLLWTAVLFAVVFVGALLMAVEPITGLIVMLAGLLAACVLAAWIYVKIALAMPAVVLERIGPARALGRSWALTRRSWWRVFGILLLTMLIVQLVGSLLSTPFSMGSMAVLFLAPDAAWSPIANSALTYVGMVLSAAVTSPFTAGATALLYIDLRMRREGLDLKLQAAAHSGEQVGAEVYLTDPAPSGQAPGAPA
- a CDS encoding DUF4129 domain-containing protein, giving the protein MSREEGARLAREELSDSVYQEAEPGLVERLYTWFMGWLEELARRVGDSVPGGWWVLGPLLALLVLLVVALVVYTRPARRTGRRGAVVDSGAPLSATDHRALSERHAAEGAYAEAVRERLRAISRDLEERAIIPPRPGRTATELTAEAALALPSRRTALQEGARVFNDVWYGERPATAEGYAVLRDLDAGLREGSGGADAERAG
- the mtrA gene encoding MtrAB system response regulator MtrA, coding for MKGRVLVVDDDLALAEMLGIVLRGEGFEPSFVHDGDKALEAFRETKPDLVLLDLMLPGADGIDVCRQIRAESGVPIVMLTAKSDTVDIVLGLESGADDYIVKPFKPKELVARVRVRLRRTEEPAPEVLQIGDITIDVAGHSVRREGQPISLTPLEFDLLVALARKPRQVFTREVLLEQVWGYRHAADTRLVNVHVQRLRAKIEKDPEHPEVVVTVRGVGYKAGTA
- the mtrB gene encoding MtrAB system histidine kinase MtrB; this encodes MTASVPGIAGDANAAHPPEGEVVAPSRWQWGAGALRSGYLVAQRAARALVRGVHSRWRRSLQLRVVTTTLVISALVTAVLGFFLMQQIQTGLLTAKQEAALNDHHAGLTHAISVLQDSDQSDRDRQLDQIIGDLGARSGATGLYEVVIMPSVGGMTGRATGDVDESSVPTQLREEVRNSTELESQYARYTEIVRRDGPREPALAVGAQLSSAFELYYLFPLDHEQDMLDLVQGTLVAVASALILLLAAIAYVVTRQVVTPVRQAASSAERLSSGDLSERMKVRGEDDLARLAMSFNDMAGNLQEKIHELEELSKVQRQFVSDVSHELRTPLTTIRMAGDLLYEDREDLDPAMARSVELLQSQLERFEELLADLLEISRHDAGAATLAVESVDVRDAVMKAVGDAEQIAERRGIKVVLRLPAEPCVAQFDARRINRILRNLVVNAIEHSEGKDVIVTAAGDRDAVAVAVRDFGVGLKEGEEHLCFDRFWRADPARARTTGGTGLGLSIAKEDALLHGGWLQAWGMPGKGSQFRLSLPRKAGTELRGSPLPLAPPEMAIGRVRAAFPAPGELDASWSGGLGDTP